The following proteins come from a genomic window of Salvia hispanica cultivar TCC Black 2014 chromosome 4, UniMelb_Shisp_WGS_1.0, whole genome shotgun sequence:
- the LOC125219404 gene encoding 1-aminocyclopropane-1-carboxylate oxidase 5-like, translated as MAIPVIDFSKLNGEERAKTLSEIGNCCEEWGFFQLINHGISEELLERVKKVASECYRVEREPGFKDSKAVQLLNELLEKKSDGRVEDADWEEVFLLSDHNSNDWPSNTPQFKETMKEYRDELKKLAIKVMEVMDENLGLERGYINRAFNAGEDATDAAFFGTKVSHYPPCPHPDKVNGLRAHTDAGGVILLFQDDEVGGLQILKDGVWVDVQPLKNAIVINTGDQIEVLSNGRYKSVWHRVLVSTHGNRRSIASFYNPSYKATIQPAPGLDQELSEAKYPKFQFGDYMSVYVEQKFLPKEPRFDAVRAV; from the exons ATGGCGATTCCTGTTATCGATTTCTCGAAGCTCAACGGAGAAGAAAGGGCGAAAACTCTGAGTGAGATTGGTAATTGCTGTGAGGAGTGGGGATTCTTCCAG TTGATAAACCATGGAATATCGGAGGAGCTTCTGGAGCGGGTGAAGAAGGTGGCATCAGAATGCTACCGGGTGGAACGAGAGCCCGGTTTCAAGGACTCGAAAGCGGTCCAATTGTTGAATGAGttgttggagaagaagagTGATGGAAGAGTTGAGGATGCGGATTGGGAGGAGGTTTTCCTCCTCTCTGATCACAATTCTAATGACTGGCCTTCAAACACCCCTCAATTCAA GGAGACAATGAAGGAATATAGAGATGAGCTAAAGAAGCTGGCAATCAAAGTGATGGAAGTGATGGATGAGAATCTAGGGTTAGAAAGGGGCTACATCAACAGAGCTTTCAACGCCGGGGAAGACGCCACCGATGCAGCCTTCTTCGGCACCAAGGTGAGCCACTACCCCCCTTGCCCCCACCCGGACAAGGTCAACGGCCTCCGGGCCCACACGGATGCCGGGGGGGTCATCCTCCTCTTCCAGGACGACGAGGTCGGTGGCCTCCAGATCCTGAAAGACGGGGTGTGGGTGGACGTTCAGCCCCTCAAGAATGCCATTGTTATAAACACTGGTGACCAGATTGAGGTGTTGAGCAATGGGAGGTACAAGAGCGTGTGGCACCGCGTCCTCGTCAGCACCCATGGCAACCGGAGGTCGATTGCCTCCTTCTACAATCCCTCCTACAAGGCCACCATCCAGCCAGCGCCCGGGCTGGACCAGGAATTGTCAGAGGCTAAGTATCCTAAGTTTCAGTTTGGGGATTACATGTCAGTTTATGTTGAGCAGAAGTTTCTGCCTAAGGAGCCAAGATTCGATGCTGTGAGAGCAGTTTAG